A single Megachile rotundata isolate GNS110a chromosome 9, iyMegRotu1, whole genome shotgun sequence DNA region contains:
- the LOC100883752 gene encoding pre-rRNA-processing protein TSR2 homolog, with translation MSNTKEFFLSVTQRIFSNWTALRMAVEHGMGLKERAIDFCPYMTEVMYMNENLNSSEVATELEDYMEEHFNTELQDDSAIQVAEELLRFYHYCIEGNESMAMTEFAKLPPLQSWIVINEPVIKVRSSPMVEDDNSESEAEASGDAKVDDEWTEVRTRRKR, from the exons ATGTCAAATACCaaagaattttttctttctGTCACACAACGTATTTTTAGCAATTGGACTGCATTAAGA ATGGCTGTGGAACATGGAATGGGATTAAAAGAAAGAGCCATAGATTTCTGCCCTTACATGACAGAGGTTATGTATATGAATG AAAATCTAAATAGCAGTGAAGTTGCTACTGAACTAGAAGATTATATGGAAGAACATTTTAACACTGAGCTTCAAGATGACAGCGCAATACAAGTTGCAGAAGAATTATTGAGGTTTTATCATTACTGCATTGAAGGCAATGAAAGTATGGCAATGACAGAGTTTGCAAAACTACCACCACTGCAGTCATGGATTGTCATAAATGAACCTGTGATAAAAGTTCGTAGTTCACCTATGGTAGAAGATGATAATTCTGAAAGTGAAGCAGAAGCTTCTGGGGATGCAAAGGTTGATGATGAATGGACAGAAGTAAGAACTAGGCGAAAAAGATAA
- the Mettl3 gene encoding methyltransferase like 3 isoform X1: protein MVICILLNIPHCCNYYLKICCEDMSDAFEEIQAIKIKRNSLREKLQKRKRERHELFTLTSATPVSSTLTNESPLAGDTVGHSQRSDHSEYERDVLCILHESLPNLPITSAELIDQLRKNLNADVCSTDIHKILEKLAAQDIVKIKEVTENGVFGYTVLSVIESQSSYQSQSDDTENPESAETSASELNDYMPTEKQPKLDKKNTEDIMSLISMPTIREKENKKVGEQILDLLSKQTSKEKSLAERFRSQGGAQVMEFCPHGTRVDCVKLNGGPGFAEKCKKLHFKKIIQSHTDESLGDCSFLNTCFHMDTCKYVHYEVDGPTTQPKEPNEMDTASTATVTKGLTLDSKNGSSTSCPTPGGSLGSELTLYPPQWIQCDLRYLDMTVLGKFAVIMADPPWDIHMELPYGTMSDDEMRQLGIPALQDEGLLFLWVTGRAMELGRECLQLWGYERVDEIIWVKTNQLQRIIRTGRTGHWLNHGKEHCLVGMKGNPRINRGLDSDVIVAEVRATSHKPDEIYGIIERMSPGTRKIELFGRPHNVQPNWITLGNQVDGVHLIDPQLIKAFKKRYPDGNSMKPSKP from the exons ATGGTCATATGTATACTTCTAAACATTCCACATTGTTGTAACTACTATTTAAAG ATTTGTTGTGAAGATATGTCAGACGCTTTTGAAGAGATTCAagctattaaaataaaaaggaatAGTCTGAGGGAAAAATTGCAGAAAAGAAAACGTGAAAGACATGAATTATTTACCCTTACTTCTGCAACACCAGTATCATCCACCTTAACAAATGAATCACCTCTTGCTGGTG ATACAGTTGGACACTCACAGCGATCAGATCATAGCGAATATGAACGAGATGTTTTATGCATCTTACACGAATCATTACCAAATTTACCAATCACATCTGCAGAGTTAATAGATCAGCTTCGAAAGAATCTTAATGCAGATGTATGTTCAACAGATATAcataaaattttggaaaaacTAGCAGCACAAGATATTGTTAA AATCAAAGAGGTGACAGAAAATGGTGTTTTTGGATATACAGTATTATCAGTGATAGAATCTCAGTCATCatatcaatctcaatcagatGATACAGAAAATCCAGAAAGTGCAGAAACATCTGCGTCTGAATTAAATGACTATATGCCTACAGAGAAACAGCCCAAATTGGACAAGAAAAATACAGAAGATATAATGTCTCTTATATCAATGCCTACAATTAGAGAGAAGGAAAATAAGAAGGTTGGGGAgcaaattttagatttattatCAAAGCAAACATCTAAAGAAAAATCATTGGCTGAACGATTTCGATCTCAAGGAGGAGCTCAAGTTATGGAATTCTGTCCTCATGGTACAAGAGTAGATTGTGTCAAGTTAAATGGTGGGCCAGGATTtgcagaaaaatgtaaaaaactccatttcaagaaaattattcaaagtCACACAGACGAATCTTTGGGTGACTGTAGTTTCCTTAATACTTGTTTTCATATGGATACATGCAA GTATGTTCATTATGAAGTTGATGGACCAACAACTCAACCAAAAGAACCAAATGAAATGGATACTGCAAGTACTGCCACAGTAACTAAAGGTTTAACATTAGATAGCAAGAATGGTAGTAGTACTAGTTGTCCAACACCTGGTGGATCCTTAGGTAGTGAATTGACTCTGTATCCACCACAATGGATACAGTGTGATTTACGTTATCTTGACATGACAGTATTGGGTAAATTTGCTGTTATAATGGCTGATCCTCCATGGGATATCCATATGGAGTTACCATATGGTACCATGTCAGATGATGAAATGAGACAGCTAGGTATACCTGCACTTCAAGATGAAGGTCTTTTATTTCTATGGGTAACAGGAAGAGCAATGGAACTTGGTAGAGAATGTTTGCAGTTATGGGGATATGAAAGAGTAGATGAAATTATTTGGGTGAAAACAAATCAGTTACAGAGAATAATAAGAACAGGAAGAACAGGTCATTGGCTAAATCATGGCAAAGAGCATTGTCTAGTTGGTATGAAAGGTAATCCAAGAATTAATCGAGGATTAGACAGTGATGTTATTGTAGCCGAAGTTCGTGCAACTAGTCATAAGCCTgatgaaatttatggaattattgAACGTATGAGCCCAGGAACGAGAAAGATTGAATTATTTGGACGACCTCATAATGTTCAACCTAATTGGATAACATTGGGAAATCAAGTAGACGGGGTTCATTTAATCGATCCTCAACTCATTAAAGCCTTTAAGAAACGATATCCAGATGGAAATTCAATGAAACCTAGTAAACcatag
- the Mettl3 gene encoding methyltransferase like 3 isoform X2 — translation MSDAFEEIQAIKIKRNSLREKLQKRKRERHELFTLTSATPVSSTLTNESPLAGDTVGHSQRSDHSEYERDVLCILHESLPNLPITSAELIDQLRKNLNADVCSTDIHKILEKLAAQDIVKIKEVTENGVFGYTVLSVIESQSSYQSQSDDTENPESAETSASELNDYMPTEKQPKLDKKNTEDIMSLISMPTIREKENKKVGEQILDLLSKQTSKEKSLAERFRSQGGAQVMEFCPHGTRVDCVKLNGGPGFAEKCKKLHFKKIIQSHTDESLGDCSFLNTCFHMDTCKYVHYEVDGPTTQPKEPNEMDTASTATVTKGLTLDSKNGSSTSCPTPGGSLGSELTLYPPQWIQCDLRYLDMTVLGKFAVIMADPPWDIHMELPYGTMSDDEMRQLGIPALQDEGLLFLWVTGRAMELGRECLQLWGYERVDEIIWVKTNQLQRIIRTGRTGHWLNHGKEHCLVGMKGNPRINRGLDSDVIVAEVRATSHKPDEIYGIIERMSPGTRKIELFGRPHNVQPNWITLGNQVDGVHLIDPQLIKAFKKRYPDGNSMKPSKP, via the exons ATGTCAGACGCTTTTGAAGAGATTCAagctattaaaataaaaaggaatAGTCTGAGGGAAAAATTGCAGAAAAGAAAACGTGAAAGACATGAATTATTTACCCTTACTTCTGCAACACCAGTATCATCCACCTTAACAAATGAATCACCTCTTGCTGGTG ATACAGTTGGACACTCACAGCGATCAGATCATAGCGAATATGAACGAGATGTTTTATGCATCTTACACGAATCATTACCAAATTTACCAATCACATCTGCAGAGTTAATAGATCAGCTTCGAAAGAATCTTAATGCAGATGTATGTTCAACAGATATAcataaaattttggaaaaacTAGCAGCACAAGATATTGTTAA AATCAAAGAGGTGACAGAAAATGGTGTTTTTGGATATACAGTATTATCAGTGATAGAATCTCAGTCATCatatcaatctcaatcagatGATACAGAAAATCCAGAAAGTGCAGAAACATCTGCGTCTGAATTAAATGACTATATGCCTACAGAGAAACAGCCCAAATTGGACAAGAAAAATACAGAAGATATAATGTCTCTTATATCAATGCCTACAATTAGAGAGAAGGAAAATAAGAAGGTTGGGGAgcaaattttagatttattatCAAAGCAAACATCTAAAGAAAAATCATTGGCTGAACGATTTCGATCTCAAGGAGGAGCTCAAGTTATGGAATTCTGTCCTCATGGTACAAGAGTAGATTGTGTCAAGTTAAATGGTGGGCCAGGATTtgcagaaaaatgtaaaaaactccatttcaagaaaattattcaaagtCACACAGACGAATCTTTGGGTGACTGTAGTTTCCTTAATACTTGTTTTCATATGGATACATGCAA GTATGTTCATTATGAAGTTGATGGACCAACAACTCAACCAAAAGAACCAAATGAAATGGATACTGCAAGTACTGCCACAGTAACTAAAGGTTTAACATTAGATAGCAAGAATGGTAGTAGTACTAGTTGTCCAACACCTGGTGGATCCTTAGGTAGTGAATTGACTCTGTATCCACCACAATGGATACAGTGTGATTTACGTTATCTTGACATGACAGTATTGGGTAAATTTGCTGTTATAATGGCTGATCCTCCATGGGATATCCATATGGAGTTACCATATGGTACCATGTCAGATGATGAAATGAGACAGCTAGGTATACCTGCACTTCAAGATGAAGGTCTTTTATTTCTATGGGTAACAGGAAGAGCAATGGAACTTGGTAGAGAATGTTTGCAGTTATGGGGATATGAAAGAGTAGATGAAATTATTTGGGTGAAAACAAATCAGTTACAGAGAATAATAAGAACAGGAAGAACAGGTCATTGGCTAAATCATGGCAAAGAGCATTGTCTAGTTGGTATGAAAGGTAATCCAAGAATTAATCGAGGATTAGACAGTGATGTTATTGTAGCCGAAGTTCGTGCAACTAGTCATAAGCCTgatgaaatttatggaattattgAACGTATGAGCCCAGGAACGAGAAAGATTGAATTATTTGGACGACCTCATAATGTTCAACCTAATTGGATAACATTGGGAAATCAAGTAGACGGGGTTCATTTAATCGATCCTCAACTCATTAAAGCCTTTAAGAAACGATATCCAGATGGAAATTCAATGAAACCTAGTAAACcatag
- the LOC100883972 gene encoding neuroepithelial cell-transforming gene 1 protein, with the protein MYDDSNNTIKDAFQEPRKKFWLRSRKRPKSDAISISSMDISIESEMGKKKKRRRITEVASSIFSSSAISTKQGNTLHRSFTIQPSTTDLTFGENEADTGTLKKKKKENIECTNSFTLKSWVLDIAKTSTKDKSNYSLSRKEVKRQEAIYELYCGENVFINDLCILRDYYYEPLISTGIFTSDELVTLFGNITQLIEIHSRLRDKLIDLRDQCGYTDSVGPTLLNWIPTLIKPYLERSRTQIWAKQLLDEKRLTNKRFQSFLKKRLESSHSVDLWTYIDVPRSRIVKYPLLVKEILRHTATTHVDQSSLKEAYDMLSNLLKDIDKAMGNAECKLAQSKINVKLDYDPNKCIENATQLITEGQLKDTKGMKYQCFLFDTGFAITRGTRSLNKKYNLSFPVIPKEKICIRTDEKSIANFGFKIGDHILTTEDEHGRRHWIDSFNKVNYNSINLLENLIDTNEKENVQILTPTKTNQSTGLSINKISESHFSLTLKRSFLKQKRNSIGYI; encoded by the exons atgtATGATGAtagtaataatacaatcaaagatGCTTTTCAAGAACCTCGTAAAAAATTTTGGCTG cgTTCTAGAAAACGTCCAAAAAGTGATGCCATTAGTATTAGTTCAATGGATATATCTATTGAATCAGAGatgggaaaaaagaaaaaacgaagaAGAATCACAGAAGTAGCTAGCagtattttttcttcttctgcCATTAGTACGAAACAAGGAAATACTCTTCACAGGTCTTTTACTATTCAACCAAGCACAACAGATTTAACTTTTGGAGAAAATGAAGCAGACACAGGAACATTGAAGAAAAA gAAAAAAGAGAATATTGAATGCACTAACAGTTTTACTCTTAAGAGTTGGGTACTTGATATAGCTAAAACAAGTACCAAAGACAAATCTAATTACTCTTTAAGTAGAAAAGAAGTTAAAAGACAAGAAGCTATATATGAATTGTATTGTGGAGAAAATGTATTCATAAATGATTTATGCATTCTCAgagattattattatgaaccatTGATATCTACTGGTATTTTCACTTCTGATGAGTTAGTGACACTTTTTGGTAATATAACACAACTTATTGAAATACATAGCAGATTAAGGGATAAATTGATTGATCTAAGAGATCAGTGTGGATATACAGATAGTGTTGGACCCACATTATTAAATTGG attCCAACATTAATAAAACCATACTTAGAAAGATCTAGAACACAGATATGGGCCAAACAATTATTGGATGAAAAACGGTTGACAAATAAAAggtttcaatcatttttaaagAAACGTTTAGAATCTTCTCATTCAGTTGATTTATGGACTTATATAGATGTGCCAAGATCAAGAATTGTTAAATATCCTTTATTGGTTAAGGAAATACTCAGGCATACTGCTACAACACATGTAGATCAATCATCCTTAAAAGAAGCATATGACATGTTATCCAATTTACTTAAAGATATAGATAAAGCTATGGGAAATGCTGAATGTAAATTAGCTCAatcaaaaattaatgtaaaattggACTATGATCCTAATAAGTGCATCGAAAATGCAACACAGCTAATTACTGAAGGGCAGCTTAAAGATACAAAGGGAATG aaatatcaGTGCTTCCTTTTTGATACTGGCTTTGCTATAACTCGTGGTACAAGATCtctaaataaaaagtataatttaTCTTTTCCTGTAATACCTaaagaaaaaatttgtataagaaCAGATGAAAAATCTATCGCGAATTTTGGATTTAAAATTGGTGATCATATCCTAACAACAGAAGATGAACATGGAAGAAGACATTGGATTGATTCCTTTAATAAAGTTAATTATAACAGTATTAATTTGTTAGAAAATCTAATTGATActaatgaaaaagaaaatgtacaaattttgacACCAACAAAAACGAACCAATCTACTGGATTATCAATTAATAAGATAAGTGAAAGTCATTTTTCTTTAACTTTAAAGAGAAGTTTTTTGAAACAAAAACGTAACAGTATtggttatatttaa
- the LOC100878158 gene encoding RNA exonuclease 4 isoform X1: MVVSLIFTVCFIAIILYVRKNEEQQKQCRSNKITTKGTMGEKDRQSNHRITPNTQRNAPGRNWEIFKNIVFNSSPLESNTSSKENVKKKSVSHQKVRKKHHSSILNEEHVTQFNDEEVYDENKKKLTKHIAIDCEMVGIGDGTESMLARVSIVNRHGFCVYDKYVKPREPVQDYRTKVSGIRPHNLQNGEEFEIVQKEVAEILRGRILVGHALKYDLAVLYLSHPRKHLRDTSRFKTFRQLSRGNTPSLKKLAYELLGREIQTGEHSSVEDARAAMQLYVLYRNKWESEFYSKR; the protein is encoded by the exons ATGGtggtttctttaatttttaccgTGTGTTTTATTGCAATAATACTATACGTGAG AAAAAACGAGGAACAGCAGAAGCAATGTCGTTCTAATAAAATTACTACTAAAGGAACCATGGGTGAAAAAGATAGGCAAAGTAATCATCGGATTACCCCAAACACGCAACGGAATGCGCCTGGTCGTAATTGggaaatatttaagaatatagtATTTAATTCATCACCGCTAGAGTCGAATACTTCTAGcaaagaaaatgttaaaaagaaatcAGTTTCCCATCAGAAAGTAAGGAAGAAGCATCATTCCTCTATATTGAATGAAGAACATGTAACACAATTTAATGATGAAGAAGTTTACGATGAAAATAAGAAGAAACTGACTAAACACATAGCAATAGATTGTGAAATGGTGGGCATAGGCGATGGTACAGAAAGTATGTTAGCTAGAGTATCTATTGTAAATCGCCATGGCTTTTGTGTGTACGATAAGTATGTAAAGCCAAGAGAACCTGTACAAGATTATAGAACTAAAGTTAGTGGTATTCGTCCTCACAATCTTCAGAATGGAGAAGAATTTGAGATTGTTCAAAAAGAGGTAGCAGAAATTTTAAGAGGCCGTATTTTGGTTGGTCATGCATTGAAATATGATCTTGCTGTATTGTATCTATCCCATCCAAGAAAACACTTACGTGATACTTCAAGGTTCAAAACCTTTCGACAGTTGTCCAGGGGAAATACACCCAGTTTAAAGAAGCTTGCATATGAATTATTAGGTAGAGAAATACAAACAGGAGAGCATAGTTCAGTTGAAGATGCAAGAGCTGCAATGCAATTGTATGTACTGTATAGAAATAAGTGGGAGTCTGAATTCTATTCTAAACGataa
- the LOC100878158 gene encoding RNA exonuclease 4 isoform X2: MKRKNEEQQKQCRSNKITTKGTMGEKDRQSNHRITPNTQRNAPGRNWEIFKNIVFNSSPLESNTSSKENVKKKSVSHQKVRKKHHSSILNEEHVTQFNDEEVYDENKKKLTKHIAIDCEMVGIGDGTESMLARVSIVNRHGFCVYDKYVKPREPVQDYRTKVSGIRPHNLQNGEEFEIVQKEVAEILRGRILVGHALKYDLAVLYLSHPRKHLRDTSRFKTFRQLSRGNTPSLKKLAYELLGREIQTGEHSSVEDARAAMQLYVLYRNKWESEFYSKR, translated from the exons ATGAAAAG AAAAAACGAGGAACAGCAGAAGCAATGTCGTTCTAATAAAATTACTACTAAAGGAACCATGGGTGAAAAAGATAGGCAAAGTAATCATCGGATTACCCCAAACACGCAACGGAATGCGCCTGGTCGTAATTGggaaatatttaagaatatagtATTTAATTCATCACCGCTAGAGTCGAATACTTCTAGcaaagaaaatgttaaaaagaaatcAGTTTCCCATCAGAAAGTAAGGAAGAAGCATCATTCCTCTATATTGAATGAAGAACATGTAACACAATTTAATGATGAAGAAGTTTACGATGAAAATAAGAAGAAACTGACTAAACACATAGCAATAGATTGTGAAATGGTGGGCATAGGCGATGGTACAGAAAGTATGTTAGCTAGAGTATCTATTGTAAATCGCCATGGCTTTTGTGTGTACGATAAGTATGTAAAGCCAAGAGAACCTGTACAAGATTATAGAACTAAAGTTAGTGGTATTCGTCCTCACAATCTTCAGAATGGAGAAGAATTTGAGATTGTTCAAAAAGAGGTAGCAGAAATTTTAAGAGGCCGTATTTTGGTTGGTCATGCATTGAAATATGATCTTGCTGTATTGTATCTATCCCATCCAAGAAAACACTTACGTGATACTTCAAGGTTCAAAACCTTTCGACAGTTGTCCAGGGGAAATACACCCAGTTTAAAGAAGCTTGCATATGAATTATTAGGTAGAGAAATACAAACAGGAGAGCATAGTTCAGTTGAAGATGCAAGAGCTGCAATGCAATTGTATGTACTGTATAGAAATAAGTGGGAGTCTGAATTCTATTCTAAACGataa
- the LOC100878158 gene encoding RNA exonuclease 4 isoform X3 encodes MGEKDRQSNHRITPNTQRNAPGRNWEIFKNIVFNSSPLESNTSSKENVKKKSVSHQKVRKKHHSSILNEEHVTQFNDEEVYDENKKKLTKHIAIDCEMVGIGDGTESMLARVSIVNRHGFCVYDKYVKPREPVQDYRTKVSGIRPHNLQNGEEFEIVQKEVAEILRGRILVGHALKYDLAVLYLSHPRKHLRDTSRFKTFRQLSRGNTPSLKKLAYELLGREIQTGEHSSVEDARAAMQLYVLYRNKWESEFYSKR; translated from the coding sequence ATGGGTGAAAAAGATAGGCAAAGTAATCATCGGATTACCCCAAACACGCAACGGAATGCGCCTGGTCGTAATTGggaaatatttaagaatatagtATTTAATTCATCACCGCTAGAGTCGAATACTTCTAGcaaagaaaatgttaaaaagaaatcAGTTTCCCATCAGAAAGTAAGGAAGAAGCATCATTCCTCTATATTGAATGAAGAACATGTAACACAATTTAATGATGAAGAAGTTTACGATGAAAATAAGAAGAAACTGACTAAACACATAGCAATAGATTGTGAAATGGTGGGCATAGGCGATGGTACAGAAAGTATGTTAGCTAGAGTATCTATTGTAAATCGCCATGGCTTTTGTGTGTACGATAAGTATGTAAAGCCAAGAGAACCTGTACAAGATTATAGAACTAAAGTTAGTGGTATTCGTCCTCACAATCTTCAGAATGGAGAAGAATTTGAGATTGTTCAAAAAGAGGTAGCAGAAATTTTAAGAGGCCGTATTTTGGTTGGTCATGCATTGAAATATGATCTTGCTGTATTGTATCTATCCCATCCAAGAAAACACTTACGTGATACTTCAAGGTTCAAAACCTTTCGACAGTTGTCCAGGGGAAATACACCCAGTTTAAAGAAGCTTGCATATGAATTATTAGGTAGAGAAATACAAACAGGAGAGCATAGTTCAGTTGAAGATGCAAGAGCTGCAATGCAATTGTATGTACTGTATAGAAATAAGTGGGAGTCTGAATTCTATTCTAAACGataa
- the LOC100884085 gene encoding senecionine N-oxygenase yields MKIAVIGAGSCGLAALRHCTSGAYDVEVVCYEKTDQVGGTWVYREETGLDRYGLPIHTSMYKNLRTNLPKEVMGYPDFPVPNSPESYLTRSQMLNFLVSYCDHFKLRPYIRLLHNVELVEPSNGDRKWTVKVKDLKNNVVLNESFDAVMVCNGHYFEPSFPNLKGQNVYQGKQMHSHDYRVPNTFLDKNVVVIGAGPSGMDLALDISGYAKRVFLSHHSRDPIGTVFPSNVTQKPDVRELTEQNVVFKDGTSEPVDIVFYCTGYKYSFPFLSEKCGVRVDSNMVTPLWKHLISIKNTSLALVGLPYYVCAFNMFDLQVRFVLQYWSGKRDFPSQEDMLREEAEELENRAKEGLQKRHFHMMGFNQDRYYDDLANTAGITPLPPVLTKLHNESSTNFLDDLVHYREKKYRIIDDYNFIQL; encoded by the exons ATGAAAATTGCTGTGATCGGTGCTGGTTCCTGCGGTCTCGCAGCCCTACGGCATTGCACTTCCGGTGCATATGACGTTGAAGTAGTTTGTTACGAAAAAACGGACCAAGTAGGGGGTACATGGGTTTACAGGGAAGAAACTGGTTTGGATCGATATGGTTTACCGATACACACTagtatgtataaaaatttaag AACAAATCTTCCAAAGGAAGTAATGGGGTATCCGGATTTTCCTGTTCCGAACTCACCCGAAAGCTATTTGACTCGTTCGCAAATGCTTAACTTTCTGGTTTCCTATTGTGACCATTTTAAACTTCGTCCATATATCCGG TTACTTCATAACGTGGAACTAGTAGAACCATCTAATGGGGACCGGAAGTGGACGGTCAAAGTGAAAGATTTAAAGAACAACGTCGTCTTAAACGAATCATTTGACGCAGTTATGGTTTGCAATGGACATTACTTTGAGCCTagcttcccaaatttgaaaggtCAAAATGTTTATCAAGGGAAGCAAATGCATAGTCACGATTATAGGGTTCCGAATACTTTCCTTGACAAAAACGTGGTTGTTATTGGGGCTGGTCCTTCTG gtATGGACTTGGCTTTGGACATATCGGGATACGCGAAACGCGTGTTCTTGAGTCACCATTCGAGAGACCCCATAGGCACCGTATTTCCATCTAACGTTACACAG AAACCAGACGTGAGAGAGCTAACTGAACAGAATGTAGTGTTCAAGGATGGTACCAGCGAGCCGGTGGATATAGTTTTTTATTGCACAG GGTACAAATACAGTTTTCCTTTTCTGAGCGAAAAGTGTGGAGTTCGAGTTGACTCCAACATGGTGACACCGTTGTGGAAGCATCTTATATCGATCAAAAATACCAGTCTTGCTTTGGTCGGTCTTCCCTACTACGTTTGTGCCTTCAATATGTTCGATCTGCAG GTACGATTCGTCCTACAATATTGGAGCGGCAAGAGAGACTTCCCCTCCCAGGAGGATATGTTGCGTGAAGAGGCGGAAGAGTTGGAAAATCGTGCAAAAGAGGGTCTTCAGAAAAGGCACTTTCACATGATGGGATTTAATCAGGATCGTTATTACGACGATCTTGCAAATACCGCAGGAATCACGCCATTACCACCGGTGCTCACGAAGCTTCACAACGAAAGCAGTACAAATTTCTTGGATGACCTGGTGCATTATCGCGAAAAAAAGTACAGGATTATCGATGACTATAACTTCATTCAGCTTTGA